The Trichosurus vulpecula isolate mTriVul1 chromosome 3, mTriVul1.pri, whole genome shotgun sequence genome includes a window with the following:
- the EVA1A gene encoding protein eva-1 homolog A isoform X2, producing MEPSVPGAGQMAFLSNLLAAYSFITEHPERAALCFVSGVCVGLLLTLAALVVTISCRADCQQPHGKKGLVGRRSRSSDLSDSDSASDSEEDSGSGCSGSSDGSTRRPWLFERPPHRNVFTSAEELERAQRLEERERIIREIWLNGQPDGPALAPAPATRSLNRYY from the exons ATGGAGCCCAGTGTCCCGGGTGCTGGGCAGATGGCCTTCCTCAGCAACCTCCTGGCAGCTTATTCCTTCATCACCG AGCACCCCGAACGAGCTGCCCTGTGCTTCGTGTCCGGCGTGTGCGTGGGGCTGTTGCTCACGCTGGCCGCCCTGGTGGTGACAATCTCCTGCCGAGCTGACTGCCAGCAGCCCCACGGAAAGAAGGGCCTGGTTGGGCGCCGGAGCCGCAGCAGCGACCTCAGCGACAGCGACAGCGCCAGTGACAGTGAGGAGGACAGCGGCAGCGGCTGCTCGGGCTCCTCGGACGGGTCCACGCGTAGGCCCTGGCTCTTTGAGCGCCCACCCCACAGGAACGTATTCACGTCCGCCGAGGAGCTGGAGCGGGCGCAGCGGCTGGAGGAGAGAGAGCGCATTATCCGCGAGATCTGGCTGAACGGGCAGCCCGACGGACCAGCCCTGGCCCCCGCCCCGGCCACCCGCAGCCTGAACCGCTACTACTGA
- the EVA1A gene encoding protein eva-1 homolog A isoform X1: MSWLDKGRTLPSLWLQRIRAPADALLSETSGAGLTSLWPGMEPSVPGAGQMAFLSNLLAAYSFITEHPERAALCFVSGVCVGLLLTLAALVVTISCRADCQQPHGKKGLVGRRSRSSDLSDSDSASDSEEDSGSGCSGSSDGSTRRPWLFERPPHRNVFTSAEELERAQRLEERERIIREIWLNGQPDGPALAPAPATRSLNRYY; the protein is encoded by the exons ATGAGCTGGCTGGACAAGGGGAGGACCTTGCCAAGTCTCTGGTTACAG AGAATAAGGGCACCAGCAGATGCCCTCCTGTCTGAGACTTCAGGGGCTGGTCTGACCAGCCTTTGGCCCGGCATGGAGCCCAGTGTCCCGGGTGCTGGGCAGATGGCCTTCCTCAGCAACCTCCTGGCAGCTTATTCCTTCATCACCG AGCACCCCGAACGAGCTGCCCTGTGCTTCGTGTCCGGCGTGTGCGTGGGGCTGTTGCTCACGCTGGCCGCCCTGGTGGTGACAATCTCCTGCCGAGCTGACTGCCAGCAGCCCCACGGAAAGAAGGGCCTGGTTGGGCGCCGGAGCCGCAGCAGCGACCTCAGCGACAGCGACAGCGCCAGTGACAGTGAGGAGGACAGCGGCAGCGGCTGCTCGGGCTCCTCGGACGGGTCCACGCGTAGGCCCTGGCTCTTTGAGCGCCCACCCCACAGGAACGTATTCACGTCCGCCGAGGAGCTGGAGCGGGCGCAGCGGCTGGAGGAGAGAGAGCGCATTATCCGCGAGATCTGGCTGAACGGGCAGCCCGACGGACCAGCCCTGGCCCCCGCCCCGGCCACCCGCAGCCTGAACCGCTACTACTGA